CAGTATAATTTTAACCTATATATCATATTACTCCCTCAAAAATCATATCATTTGGATTTAAAAAATGATGacatctaaataaataataattaaaagtgACACACTTTAGATATATTCATAccttttattttactttttttttattgtttcaaTTTAATTGCGGATTTTATATTCTGAATATTATCTATCACGTTGCAAGGGAGTACTatcttttcactttttttttccaaattaaataACATTGAAAAATTAATTTGATGTATGCATATAATATTATCGGGGTCTGTTGAGAAAAAAAAGTCATTATATTTGTATTTTCTAATTTTCAGTTAAAATTGAGCACTACAATAACTACCCTATCTACTATGAAAAAGTTTGTTTCAAGTTTTTTCTCCTAGTGACACGTGACAGTCATTTAGGAGTAATTAAGCTTCGTGGAAGATAATGAAGTTAGTTGAGTTCATCTAGAGTTCCTTAGAAGAAAACTATGGTTAAGCGTCCATGCCTAGATTAGAGTATCAGGTGTCAAGCACAATAATCCTGGACCATAAACAGTCGCCTGACATTTTACTGTTACCCAAGTTATGGTGTCGAGTCCGCACAAACAATAAACATATCCTAGACCACGACGAACTGATATGAAAAAACATACAGCTACTAGTGACATTATCATAGACATGTTACCTCCAAAAATTGTGGGTTATAACCTTGTAAATGGGCcgactaatattttattttatttttgagggGAAAAGTAAATCCTGTTATTCACCCCTCAAATTCCATTACAAAAATAAAACCTATACAAGAAATTTTATTTGAAAGGGTCCCAACACACACTGGAACACACAAAAAGGCTTTCCACTCCTAAatatttgaaggaaaaaaaatgctCATGACTAAATCCACCAGAGTAGATGCGTTCTTCTTATTAGATATTTATGTGAAAACTCTGCCAATTTTAATGGACAATTTTGAGTTTCGATTGCCTGCAATTCCTTCAATTCAATTCCTCCCAATTTAGCTGCGGAAGAGGGAATAAATTTGAAAAGTGCCAAGAATCCAAAACAAATGACAAGAAATGTACGCAAGAAAGTTTTAActtcacattttaaaatcacataatttttgTCCAAGAATTAGCTAATATAGTTTAGATTAGTGTTATGATTTTTACTGCAAAACGACAAAACAGCATACACAGAGAAAGTAGTAATAGAGAATGAAATATATGATCAATTTGTTTTGAAGTAACGGGTAATTATACGCGAAACTTCCTACAAAGTACATGCCTTGCCCATTTACTATGTGAAAGTTACGCTAACACTGGAGCTGCGGTCTATAGAAATGAAAACGAGAGATATATACAAAcaaaaagcaagaaaaatctaGGCTATAGCCCTTATCAGAAAACAGCTCACACTTGATTCGTTTAATTTGCTTTACATCTTGATCCATAAAATCCAAGAGGATACCCTGAAAAAGCAGCCGAAAGTAAGTTTGATTGCCCCACTAATGTGCAAGATCACGTAAACATAGATGTTTGAAAACAGTTCATCCATAAAGTCAACCAGCAATTTATTCCTCAATGGAATGGAACTGTACAAGaaatagaattgaaatgaaagaaTCTAAACTAATAGGATTCCTCAAATTTCAACGTCAGAGAGACGAGTTCGCTTCAAGGAAAGCCAACTCATAGGCTAACTAATACATCTCAATTCTCAAACGGACGAATAAAAGTATGACTCCAAACATTGAGAATCATTTCGTTTTCAACTTTTTTAATATATGGTCCTTATGGTTCCAAGCCGACCCCCATATGACTTGTGTTTCTTAAGATAACTTATTTTTCTTCGTGTGAATTCTAGCTTTAAGCTACGCAGCTACACTAGAATCATATACAACTTTCGTTACTCCATTGGTCATTTTTGAAACAGAATGGGAAGCGGATCCCATCTCAACAAAACTGGTATCTAGTTTCAAGTTCGGTAAACCACAAAGCAAGGCCATTCTTTGTTTTTAGAGTAGCCAGAGCTCTTAGAGACTCGAACTACAAGGCCTTACCCAAGAAATATAAGGGTCTCCATAAACCAAACATAGATAAGACTGAACTTTACTATGCCCAGTCCTATGAACTATGAAGTATGAACAGCTCTAACACAACTAAATTATTGCTTAAAGAGGAAACAAAAAATATACACTTGATCATTAGTATTATGTGAGGTATTCTAAGCCAAAAGCTTGAATATACTGCGCAGGTATTCTTAAAGACCTATGTATGCCTGCAGTGGTCTTGACCATAGTGACAATTATATCTGTCAAAAGTACGATGAAGCAAATGCCCCATCGACCCAACTTATGACAACTTGAGTAAATTTCTACACAAAAAAGTTGAGCAAGAATATGCTCAGACACATATACCTCGTAAGTCAAGTTTAGAAAGTGGGATTGGATTAGAAAAATTTTATAATGTAATTTTGTTATCAAATTAGGAAGGATATTGAAAAAATTAATCCAATAATCTAAATAATCCCCTAATTTAAAATAACTTAATCCTATTGAAAATTTTGTAATAACCTCTAATGCATTTCCATGGTATGAAAAAAAATTGTTACTTTGCATCTAAactattttcttctaatttattATTGGCAAATGATCAACTCTTTATTTTTCTACATTTCTTTCCACATATTTTTTAATCTAATATAATCCTATCCAAACGTGACGTTTGTGTACAACAAATCTTCACTAACATTTTAGAGCTAAaagtaaaatactaaaatataacACAAATGTCCTACTCACGAAGCACTCTATTTGCTTTCGATTAAAAAGTCACCAAAACTAGATTTCAGCCTAACCATTAACAACCTCCAGAATGTGTAAAAGCTTATTTGTTTATTTGGTTATGAAACACATCACACACCTATATTCGATAAGCTACAAAACATAGATTACAAATATGAAATTTATGAGTGTCAAAAGTGATGCATACTAGCAAAAAAGCAAtccacaaaattaataaataaataaaaagtttgatCATTTCGGTAAACCCAGCTCTATAGCCTAAATTTTGTTCCTTACCATAGCACCACAAGAAAGAAGTCAGTCTCTTATCTTTGCAGTATGATAGTATTCCACTCCACACCCAACATGAATTTTCTCCGTTCGTTTTCAATTTCACTATTCAAATGCATATACACCACCACTTGTACATacatgtatttatatataaaagaagagGAGAGTTAAAAAGAACCTCACCTCTTAGGAAGCCGAATGCTTTCCCTCACATGCCAGGACCTCGTCGAAGTTCTTGGAAGGGTACTTGACCGTAATACCACCGACCTCGAACACCAAATTGTCGCCACTGGACTTTATCCCCGTAATTGACCACCACTTGAAGAAAGCCCTAACTCTAATCCCGTCGAGCTTTGCGATTCTACCCTGAACGATCTGACCGGTGATCATCTTGGAGTAGGCGGCCAGGTAGTTATCAGGCGGGAGAGTAATCCTGCACGCGCCTCCGAGGTTGACGGAGAAGTCGCCTGAGGTCTGGTTGATGTTGTAGTTCAAGACGGTGGTGGACGGTAGAAGACCGATCGGCAAGCCAAAGTTTTTGAGCTCGGCGTGGACCGCAGAAGGAGTTGGGGTAGGGTTTTCAGAAGAAGCAGATACAATGAGTacaaagaaagagaagaagaagaagtagtaGAAAGAGGATTTAGCCATGGCTTTTATTACTGTTTGAATCAGCGAAATTAAAATGTGTGACAAGACCAGACCAGACCTCCTCGTTCAGATTTTATTTTCTGTGGTTTGTTGAGGAGGAAGACGAGGGAGGAAGGAGATAACCATACATAACCAAATTGATATTGTCAAAGTCATAGCCACCTATCTGCCAACGCATACGGAAAAGTCTAAACCGAGGCCCTCAATACGGGGtcgtttttattttttattcttctttcttTGGGTGAAAACAAAAATGTAAACTAACAAGACTTTATTGTTTAGGGTCGCATTCTCCAAGTTATAAATTTAGTTTAAAATAGAGAAGTGCGAAGGTCGTGGTGCCCATAGTATGCTGTTATCGTGTAATCTAGGGTATTAAGGACTTACCttttaatttgaaatttaaaattgtatatatttattactttaaacttaaattttatatatataatcaaattgaCATCATTTATATgtagttaaataattaaagttgaatttaaaattttattaatcaaattgAAGACACTAAATATATACAATTTTAAATTACAAGTATCAAATAAACATTATTGAAAATACAAGATACTAAGTTTGAATTTCgataaaatacagggtaccaaataaaTATTTACCCTAATTAATTATAATGAGTATAGCTAACCAATCATATGATGTCACTTCATGTGGTGTTAAGCGTTATGATTAGTTAAAtacaaaaagataagtgttaaaatacgaATTAAGTATAAACAATTAGTGAATTTTACATAGTGAAGAtgtaaaatttgagtttcaattgtagacactttaaaaatgcatttttgggTCCATAGACCATAGTGATGCATAAAGGTATCTAAGGACTCCCAACAAATTAGGTAGCATTTGGAGTATTTTTAGGAACTCTGGAAGTGTCCAAAAACATATAGGGTAGTGATGTGTCGCCACCCAGGTGGCGTAACACTGCCTAATGCCTAGGGTTTTAAAAAACCCTAGCAAGCTCGCCTGCATGTAGGCGACGCATCACCTACTGGAGTCCGTACAAGTTACGTAAATTGctctaaatgatgtgttttacAAGTCTTGATCACTTTCTCTAGCTCCAAaaatctcaagttttcttcaagaacttgtaaaaaaaagtgcttatttgtgagtttaaggcttgttcaatctcaatcttTATTTTTTCCTAAAAAATGCCTCAAGCATCCATAGTGGCTAGGAAATGGAGTATTAAGACAACGTTAAGAAATGTGTATAAACTTTGGTTTTgtggttttgcattgttctaaggATTTGTATAatctttttcaattattatttAGTTTATCTCAATCCAATTCTTGTGTAGATTCTAAATATTGAGGTGATATTATCTCACTATCCCATCAGTAAATCTTTCCCTTATGCTCAAATTCCCTTCAAGATCCTCAAATACAAGCTTACACTTAGCTTTTGGGTAAAATTGTGTTTAGGTAACAATGAAGAAGGAACTAGAGATAGTGTGAGTGTGAGAGAGGCCTAGAACGTGATTGACAAGGTGGGCATCTACACTTAGTGGTTTTGGTCTAATTATTGATCACATACCTGAAACGAAGTCTAATATTCAAGTATAGCTAGCATCAAGAAAGAAATTTTATACCAACATtcataatttatataataaaagtGATGTATTCTCACTTAAaagttaaaacttaaaaattggGAAGACTgcaaataattatatattattgagtataatatttataaataaattttatttgtgTCTAGTCTTACTCTACCTCAATATATatgttcataaaaaaaatatcctTTATAGTAACGATAAGAGAAAATCTTCCATCTTTGAATTCTTCTTCATCTAGAATATCTTTCTTCACCATTTCCTCCATTGTCACTATCAATTTTGTCGGCAAAATCCGATGTCATGATCTCATTCTACCCTCCCTTAGCCGTGACTTTTCCTGCCCTTCCTCCAATATCAACACTAGGATTTCTCTAGGATAAcacacacaaaaataaaatagtaCACATACTTTTTTGATACTATTTTGTTTCTAACATATgcattttttgtttaaaaaataataattatatgactgtaagtaaaataaaatttaaaaggtAAACTTAAGAAATGAAGCGAAGCAAATCCAAAAAATTTAGATTTTAGTttgaaaaatatgagaattaaaaaatgaaataataaagAAAACATGAGCATGttatttttctacatttttttaAGAATCGGTAAAAAACAATTGTattcttccaaaaaaaaaatgtctaaatatgttattttaaaaaaaatagtatttttgcctCCTGAACTATTATTACTGTTTGATTGTGAGTGAAtgaaattgatttttaatttttaaattaatttttttaagattttaaTTATACACGTGCTAGTGACGTGTTAATGCCACGTTAGTACCTAAAGTGCTAAATCAACACTCTGTTAGTCATGTAGGATGAAAAGTAGCATAAGTCCTACAACTCAGTAACGGGAATAGTTCGGAGGGAATTTTTAACAACGCGAACAATTCAGGGGACACAATCAGAtaatggtaatagttcgggggacaaaaatactatttattttaaaaaaaattataatgaatAAAGCACATTTCCTATattctttaaaaataaaatcCCAAATTTCAATCAAAAACCTTGAAAATTTTgacaataaaatttattttttttactaacaTAATTCTAAGTAATGATATGTTCACCTAAAATATGCACAAAACATTAATTACAACAGTGAGTCTGAAACAAATATGATTAGTTGGAAGAAATTGACACATTATTATAGTAACATGTGTAATGTTTTGATACATAATTTGAATATAAGTATGTTTTAATACTTGACAAGAGACTCAATTAAATAGACAAATATTCAgacaaaaaataataagaagaaaatcaTAACAAACTAAGCTGCCTATTAATATTTAGTTAGGCCGACATTATTTGCCAAAAAATAAATGAGCTACTTATATTTCTATTCAGCTTTGACAAGTTGGGAGTTTGAGTGGCCAATTTACTGTGGGTGTGAATTATATCAATTTTTACAAATAAAGATATCTATATACTTTTAAGTACGTAATAGTATATTTTATTGGTCAATTTCTACGGGGTTTATTTAATATGTCTACTAAGAAAAAATGACATTTTGCTAATTAAACAAATTGAAAAACGGTTTGGTTTCTCTATAGGGCCCTAAAATCGAGCCATTCTCACACTAGTAGAAAATTGGCCTAATTTTGGGTTTAATAGATATTTTGGATTTTTACACAATtcattacaatattttttttaattactatattaatactaattaatatattttcatttatatatacaaTTCTTAACTGATTTCTCAttttaattactaaaattatctttattatttcttataCTAATATTGTCTAATTAATTGAATTGCGTGATATTAGGATATCTATTTAAAACTtaactttttaaaatattttctctttttttttattcaaaaaagATTCGGAACATATGCCATAAAGCAACTACCATATACCTATTATATTCTGCTATATACGTTTTCCcaaatgttatccccgtttcttcctTAGGTGTCCGGGTCCACACTCTAAGCTCGTGGGCCACCCGATTTGGAGTTAAGGCCCAGATCATGCCCATTTGGCAAGAGGAAAACGGATGTTGGCTGCCCAGGCCCGGGAAAGGCCCAAAGAGCATCTGGGAGTGGGTGGTATGGTCCCGGGACCGCTCCCCCCAACGTCCCGAGGCGCAGCAGATAAGGTCGCAGCTCGCAAAACCAAGATGGGAGCCAAGATCACTGTGGATAGACCTGGAtcctggtaaacgatccgggaTCCTGGTTAATGGTCCGGGACCTTGGTGCACGAAGGGGGACgcgggtaaacgaacccgggtcagtTGTCCGAGGTTGGCGAGATAAAGTGCCCAAGATACTGACatcgtcccatgaagcgtgggggttgtcctCACGCTTAATCTTGCAGAAGAGGCTACCTCGGGATTACACGCCGCTTGTTCAGAACTGCACTGCCAcaactctgaccgatcttgtcccccaaatcttcctcaTAGCCCAGAGAACCCAGACTGAAACTCCAGTTTGTCTCATGCCTTAGAATAAGATATTGTTTGGTTTGGCCCAATGGGCTTAGCTTATTGTACGCTTCTTATTTTAATCATTTGTATTGGGCTCCCGTCAAAGAAGTTAATGGTATTTacgcccttattgggcccgggtcagcccggcccaagcctaGTGCGCTCttgtgcctataaatacgaatagcGGTGCACTTGGGAGGGGATCTGGATTTTAATTGTAAGCAGTTACTCTGCTCGAACttgtagaaaaactccattgtcaaaggttctctaagctctaatacaactgtctcgtggactaaggcttattaacgcctcaaccacgtaaaaaccttgtcttTACTCCTCAAATCCTTTCTTTTAAGCTCTCTAATCTTCTATTATTaaggtttccgaaaaactcggtaaacaccaaACAAAGTTCTTTTTCCCAATTTCAAAATCAAAACCCCAAACCTCTTCCTCTTTCCATTCCCAACTGAAAACCCATACACCTAAAcccatttttatttttcatcTTCCAATCCAATGGTCTCAACAAGAAGCGCTAGTGATACTCTTTCCATTGAGTCGCcggaaaaggaagaagagatggAGGATGAGTTTGAAACCAACGATGAAAGAGAGTTACTCCCGAGTGTGAAGCTGAATGCTTCTCGTAAGAAGAAGAAAACTAGATTGCCCTCTGTTAAACGTCGAACTAACAAGAAGATGAAAATTGTTGATGAGGCAGAGCTTGTTCAAGACTCGATGTCTGATTCCGACCCAATCCTCGAATCCCCATTGATaaagatttgttttttttttttatagcttttatttttttctgaATTAAACACCTTAAACTTTTCTGTagattttttattatgtttattttttttagtttttgaacaagtaattattgtttttgtttgttttctttatttaAGAATTTGATGATCATGGAAAGTGATAgtgttgaaaaagaaaaatgccTTGATGCTATTAATACAAATTTGGGTCATAATGTAGGTATTACTTTGGTATAGTTGTAACAGacgatattttatttttaattttttgcatttgtttattatttcatttgttattggaaattttattattttgtttattatttcattttttttgcatttgtttattatttcatatgttaaaaaaatttgtttattttttaatttttatattttgatttagttttattttttgggtttttaaaTGTTGTTCATAGCAaccttttttattaaataatctttttatgtttttttttaatttctgaaatgttttttttttcttatatgttCAATCGTATATTTTTTTACAGGATTGAGAACTCTTTTTCAAGCCCGATAATAGACCGAGTGAGAGGTTAGTCTACACATCTCATTATGATGTGATTAAGCTTATTAACGAGACCTTGACATTTACCGTATCATCATCATATATTATCATCGGTGGTAATAATGGATTTGGTTGAAACTTAATTTCTACAGTAGTGTTTTTACTTTGTACCTTCATCTTTTTAGTGATCATTGTACTCAATTGATGAAAAGTACAGTCACTAGGAATTAAGAGGCCAGTTACCTCAAAATCTTTATAAGTACAATGATTTTCCCAAATACCATTGTAGTAAATGTACACAGTTGTCATATTTGTGTATCATGTTTTCATAAAATAAACAGTAAGACATATGTTAGATAATAACTCTTATATTATTGagccttttcatttttttttcacacGATATCGAAAAATAAACAAATGTATTTAACTTACACAAATGTGTTataattttacatatttttttatacaaaaatttataaataaataaaaaggaataCATAACAATAGCAGTTTATAGTTGTATAaaaaattttgttaatttttggTTCAAAGAtttcttttatataaaataattttgtGTTAAGATTTACAAAAGCaatgtctatttttttttctttataagaGTTATATACACTATTGTCATATTTATGTATcatgttttcaaaaaataaacaataaccTATATGTTAGATAATAACCATTGAATTACTGGCCGTTTTCATTTTTTTCCTCATTATATCGAAAATAAACAAAACTTTTTAATTTTCACAGATGTGTTTTAATTTcacatattcttttttttttttttaaaaacatctctaattaaataaataaataaaacataacaatATTAGGTTATAGTTTTATAAAAGTAAatgtttttgttaattatttgttcaaagagtcatttcaaattttataattttatgtttagATTTACATAACATTGTTTATGTTCTTTCTACATCAGAGTTTGttttcttttgtgttttatttaaatCGTTATTTAAGTTAATCTAATTATTCTTAACAATGCAACAAAACATAATTATTTGTTCATGTGAACGtcttacaaaataaacatatcagttaatttttttaaatgaattaaattgataattatatctaAATGTATTGATTGTACCCATTATTATTCAAACTTTTTAGTTTTAAACTTAGTTGATTCTACTATAAAAGTACATAAACATATGTTATGCACACACAATGTTaaatcaaacatatatatatatatactttaaaataaaattgagaTATAAATCATGTGAAAAGCTTACCTTGACGGAAAAAATGGTGTCTCAAAATGACAGCTTCAAAAGTGGATATTACATCATTTTTCTAAGAAGTATACTTTAGATCAACACCCCTAATTCCTATATCAAATTATAGACATATTTATTTTCCTTTCAACtaacattttttttatgttaCTCATCACATTGTGAACAAATGCAGATTTGTTGAAGATATAtattcaaaaaatttgaaaatggtgcCTGATTAAattttatgattatttatttctcatattatttgtgtatattattatacattaattgtttgattttatttgtgTATATTTATTTCCCTATCATTATCAatgatattatatattaattgttTGATATGTTCATTTAGTTCAAATAATACGTTTAtgtgtgtacgccctgattttccacgggctattagcgagctgagatatgacataattatatcagccacgtggataccacatgaccggagctgctgtcgtcaggtcctacctctttagctcgaggtagccaaaggttcgccaagattatttaagggtcgAGACAGGAAGATAAAGACTGCAGGTCAGGAAGGTGTCCAGCTCGGGGCACGGGCTGGAGGTGGAAgccgtgaccccttataaagtcaaccacgcaatgtaaacgtgcatatatcagacatcaggtgtctgatatatccctgaattctcggacacgcagcatgaacgtgcgtattcaggcacccacgactgggttgggccgtgcggcccattatcccccttacctgttgattagaccacacttcatttgtcaggttttaggaattaatcatgaatgtcacagaagtgacatgatgggtcagaaggtcacgggatgaccccccttaccaactcccaggtgccctctcctatagatatggagaccttgggagttgcaaagggttggattctattatgtaacgaaataccctgtaaagaataccagaaatatagcaataatattggctggtggagtaaaatgattttaacctttgaaccacctaaaaacgtagttgtgtcatcagtccattttaagatcatttatctatttcggttcattattaagcactgatatctttctcttattttcttaattacctgttggcgaagaaccgcgtcaacagtttggtgctttcattgagagctagttagattggtgctattgcaaacatccaactatggtaaCCAGTCGAtcaaggcacggtaacgaggcggaacaacatgatgggcaggaggctcatcatgccgccatctccggtgagtaAAATCTTGAAGTCC
This genomic interval from Humulus lupulus chromosome 8, drHumLupu1.1, whole genome shotgun sequence contains the following:
- the LOC133797003 gene encoding uncharacterized protein LOC133797003, which produces MAKSSFYYFFFFSFFVLIVSASSENPTPTPSAVHAELKNFGLPIGLLPSTTVLNYNINQTSGDFSVNLGGACRITLPPDNYLAAYSKMITGQIVQGRIAKLDGIRVRAFFKWWSITGIKSSGDNLVFEVGGITVKYPSKNFDEVLACEGKHSAS